One genomic segment of Sphingobacteriales bacterium includes these proteins:
- a CDS encoding molybdenum cofactor guanylyltransferase, with translation MKSSSLQSSLLTGYILAGGKSTRMMGQPKGLLSWQGKTFIEHIAQVIQPFVNQIVVVANQPQYTQLGFTTISDLRTDCGPLAGIEAALSHASAKTNYCLIISCDTPLITRTALGYLIKQAETTSARAIIASDGQRCHPLLGLYAKNLLPNITQYLNQQQFKLQAFIETLQPAVQIVSLQKFTRGRFPVLFNINTPNHYADLLKEDIDDCNFDFA, from the coding sequence ATTTTAGCCGGCGGAAAAAGTACCCGCATGATGGGGCAGCCCAAAGGATTATTGAGTTGGCAGGGCAAAACTTTTATCGAACATATTGCCCAAGTTATACAGCCTTTTGTAAATCAAATTGTAGTAGTAGCCAACCAGCCGCAATACACGCAATTGGGATTTACAACTATTAGTGATTTACGCACAGATTGCGGCCCATTGGCTGGTATTGAAGCAGCCCTGAGCCACGCCTCTGCAAAAACCAATTACTGTTTGATAATTAGCTGCGATACGCCTTTAATTACACGAACTGCATTGGGTTATTTAATTAAGCAGGCTGAAACCACAAGCGCGCGCGCAATAATAGCCAGTGATGGGCAACGCTGCCATCCTTTATTGGGTTTGTATGCTAAAAATTTGCTTCCAAACATTACCCAGTACTTAAACCAGCAGCAATTTAAATTACAAGCGTTTATTGAAACGCTTCAACCAGCGGTGCAAATTGTTTCGTTACAAAAATTTACAAGAGGTCGTTTTCCGGTTTTGTTTAATATAAACACCCCCAACCATTATGCCGATTTGTTAAAGGAGGATATAGATGATTGTAATTTCGATTTCGCTTGA